One window of Candidatus Cloacimonadota bacterium genomic DNA carries:
- a CDS encoding VOC family protein produces MLKHIGITVNDKNDVKNFYQDLLGLKLKKEFKISKDLNQQIFGFYEDVPVYLLSDEDMEIEIFVTHLPARKNYSHLCIEVEKRKMFIEKAKTKNYKCIVIQRDKSDLVFVKDKFGNMFEIKEHGEK; encoded by the coding sequence ATGCTAAAACATATTGGAATTACAGTAAACGACAAAAACGATGTTAAAAATTTCTATCAAGATTTATTAGGATTGAAATTAAAAAAGGAATTCAAAATATCAAAAGATTTGAATCAGCAAATATTTGGTTTTTATGAAGATGTGCCGGTATATCTTTTATCAGATGAGGATATGGAAATTGAAATATTCGTAACTCACCTGCCGGCACGGAAAAATTATTCACACCTTTGTATTGAGGTTGAAAAACGAAAAATGTTTATCGAAAAAGCAAAAACAAAAAATTACAAGTGCATCGTAATTCAAAGAGATAAATCCGACCTTGTTTTTGTTAAAGATAAATTCGGCAATATGTTTGAGATTAAAGAACACGGAGAAAAGTGA